Below is a genomic region from Zea mays cultivar B73 chromosome 9, Zm-B73-REFERENCE-NAM-5.0, whole genome shotgun sequence.
ATAGAGTTGCTGTATTCATTTTCTTTCAGAATTTGAGATAGTACAACTTCTTGGGGTGTAATATTATGTGATTCAACTACATTTAATTAAGAGTGTTTATTTTCACAACCTCAACTCCTTTTCCTTATACCCTGATTTGGGAATTACTTTCAGAAAACTGCTTTGATATTGGATCAGTCTTTGATGTTTAGTTTGATATTGTGTGTCTTCTGTTGTAACATTTATCTATGTGGGGACCAGGTTGAGAGAGAAAGGGGGATTACTGTCAAAGCACAAACAGCAACCATGTTCTACAGGCACATTACTGCATCTCAGGACTCAGATATGCCAAGATATTTGCTTAATCTGATTGATACACCAGGCCATGTGGATTTCAGCTATGAGGTATCCAGGTCCCTTGCGGCTTGCCAGGGTGCTCTTTTAGTAGTTGACGCAGCACAAGGAGTACAAGCTCAAACAATAGCGAACTTTTACCTTgcatttgaatcaaatttgagcaTCATTCCTGTGATTAACAAGATTGATCAACCGACTGCTGATCCAGATAATGTAAAGGATCAATTGAAGAGGTTATTTGATATTGATCCAAGTGAAGCTCTGCTTACTTCTGCCAAGACTGGTAGAGGCCTTGAACAGGTATTGCCTGCTGTTATTGAACGCATACCTTCCCCGCCCGGGAAATGTGATGCACCTGTACGGATGTTGCTTTTGGATTCCTACTATGATGAATACAGAGGAGTGATTTGCCATGTTGCTGTTGTTGATGGTGCTCTGCGTAAAGGTGATAAGATTGCTTCGGCTGCAACTAGCCGTGCATATGAAGTTCTTGACGTTGGCATTATGCACCCTGAGCTTACACCTACTGGAGTTCTCTACACTGGACAAGTTGGATATGTTATTAGTGGAATGCGTTCAACTAAAGAAGCACGCATCGGTGATACCCTTCACCAGGCAAAGAGTACTGTTGAGCCACTTCCTGGTATGGCATCCCATTCTCGGAACATTTTTATGGTCTTGTCTGTATTTTTttccttcttttattttgtatgatTTAGACTGAAAAGAACACACATGATCTATTGCAGTCCCATACTCCTATAGCATTATTTCGTATCCCCTTTCTTTAGTTTTTGGTTGCATGCGGCATCATACAGAATAGTCTTTCAGGTTTCAAGCCTGTAAAACACATGGTCTTCTCTGGTCTCTATCCTGCCGATGGTTCCGACTTTGAAGCTCTTAGCCATGCGATTGAGAAACTAACATGTAATGATGCCAGTGTCTCTGTTACAAAGGAGACAAGTAATGCACTTGGCATGGGATTCAGGTACCACTGTACCCGATTTCCTACATGTGAACTAGTTCGTTTCTGTTGTTTTCATTACACTGAGTATGGGACTTGCAGCAATCTGTTTTTTTATGTCTGCTTTACAGATGTGGCTTCCTAGGATTGCTACACATGGATGTGTTCCATCAACGGCTTGAGCAAGTATAGTTTTTTCGCATAAATTTGATATGTTGGTTTTTTGTTGCATAATTTCAACACAATACATCAATTGATGTTCAAAAATTAATTAAAGAGCTTCATTCCTAATTATTATGCTAGTATTTCAAGGGAATTTGTAACTTTGAGGTGCTGCCTTTAGAAGGATTAAATCTTTTTAGCAGAAAAAAGTAGAGAATATCTTTCTTCATAAGGTTAATGGTCCTATATATTTTACTATTTTAAAGTATATTGGTTACCTGTGTCATCCTTGAAACTCTTCCATTCATTTGAACATATAGGGCCcataggggggggggggtgactgGAATACGAAATACGATGGCAAAAAAGAGGAAGTTATAATATGTGATATAGTGTAAATAATTTGTGTGACCTTTAAATTGCCTTGAGGTTCTGATTGTCACTGCGTTTATTTAGGAATATGGAGCTCAAGTCATATCGACCATACCAACCGTACCTTATATTTTTGAATACGGTGATGGAAGGTCTGCACTCACTATTGTATTTGCTACCTCGGTTTTCTGGTAGGATACTAAAACTTTTTAGGTTATTTTTATCAGCAAGGTGCAAGTTGAGAACCCTGCTGCTTTGGCTTCGAATCCTGGAAAGCGTGTAGCAGCCTGTTGGGAGCCCACAGTTATTGCAACAATCATTATTCCTAGTGAGTAAGACCCTCTTCCTTTCTCACCTGTTCTCTACAATTTTTTTTCAATATTTGAGCATTACAAATAGAAGTTTGTTATCATGCTCAATCACTTTTTCAGGTATGTTGGGCCTGTCATTATGCTTTGTTCAGAAAGAAGGGGCGAACAGCTAGAATATACATTTATCGATGCGTAAACCTTTCTTGCTTTTAATTCTCAGTTTTGTTAAGTGCTCATCTATTCTTTGCTTTTTATTCATATGGCTTATTTTGATGCAGCCAAAGGGCTCTGTTGAAGTACCGATTACCATTGAAGGAGATAATTGTGGACTTCTACAATGAGTTGAAGGGCATTACGTCTGGCTATGCTACTTTTGACTACGAAGATTCAGAGTAAGCCCTGTTGTGAATGCAATAACAAGGCATGGTCTGGCTAAACTTTTTTTTTATTTCTGGAATTTACAAATGAGAAAAATATCATGTTTGTTATTTCACTTCCTCGTATGCTTTCGCCattattgttattatttattTCCAATCCTTTATATTCTGAAGGTGTTAAGGCTGTCCGCACTCATACAACTCTAAATTTCCACCCTAAAAGGAATATTCTATCCTTGTCAGCAAAATTCTTTACCCTTATACTACGATCATCTGCAGTCATATACTCATATTTACTCTATATCTCAACTCTATACCAACAAT
It encodes:
- the LOC103638092 gene encoding translation factor GUF1 homolog, mitochondrial isoform X3 codes for the protein MTGAAALRQSSRRIFRHLAAAPAFSRSGLQHPERLLSSQSSPEHGARGAVSGSELALYPPERVRNFSIIAHVDHGKSTLADRLLELTGTIQKGHGQPQYLDKLQVERERGITVKAQTATMFYRHITASQDSDMPRYLLNLIDTPGHVDFSYEVSRSLAACQGALLVVDAAQGVQAQTIANFYLAFESNLSIIPVINKIDQPTADPDNVKDQLKRLFDIDPSEALLTSAKTGRGLEQVLPAVIERIPSPPGKCDAPVRMLLLDSYYDEYRGVICHVAVVDGALRKGDKIASAATSRAYEVLDVGIMHPELTPTGVLYTGQVGYVISGMRSTKEARIGDTLHQAKSTVEPLPGFKPVKHMVFSGLYPADGSDFEALSHAIEKLTCNDASVSVTKETSNALGMGFRCGFLGLLHMDVFHQRLEQEYGAQVISTIPTVPYIFEYGDGSKVQVENPAALASNPGKRVAACWEPTVIATIIIPSEYVGPVIMLCSERRGEQLEYTFIDAQRALLKYRLPLKEIIVDFYNELKGITSGYATFDYEDSE
- the LOC103638092 gene encoding translation factor GUF1 homolog, mitochondrial isoform X1 is translated as MTGAAALRQSSRRIFRHLAAAPAFSRSGLQHPERLLSSQSSPEHGARGAVSGSELALYPPERVRNFSIIAHVDHGKSTLADRLLELTGTIQKGHGQPQYLDKLQVERERGITVKAQTATMFYRHITASQDSDMPRYLLNLIDTPGHVDFSYEVSRSLAACQGALLVVDAAQGVQAQTIANFYLAFESNLSIIPVINKIDQPTADPDNVKDQLKRLFDIDPSEALLTSAKTGRGLEQVLPAVIERIPSPPGKCDAPVRMLLLDSYYDEYRGVICHVAVVDGALRKGDKIASAATSRAYEVLDVGIMHPELTPTGVLYTGQVGYVISGMRSTKEARIGDTLHQAKSTVEPLPGFKPVKHMVFSGLYPADGSDFEALSHAIEKLTCNDASVSVTKETSNALGMGFRCGFLGLLHMDVFHQRLEQEYGAQVISTIPTVPYIFEYGDGSKVQVENPAALASNPGKRVAACWEPTVIATIIIPSEYVGPVIMLCSERRGEQLEYTFIDAQRALLKYRLPLKEIIVDFYNELKGITSGYATFDYEDSEYQQADLVKMDILLNGQPVDAMATIVHNQKAQRVGKDLVEKLKKFIERQMFEITIQAAIGSKVIARETLSAMRKNVLAKCYGGDITRKKKLLEKQKEGKKRMKRVGSVDIPQEAFHELLKVSNSK
- the LOC103638092 gene encoding translation factor GUF1 homolog, mitochondrial isoform X2, producing MFYRHITASQDSDMPRYLLNLIDTPGHVDFSYEVSRSLAACQGALLVVDAAQGVQAQTIANFYLAFESNLSIIPVINKIDQPTADPDNVKDQLKRLFDIDPSEALLTSAKTGRGLEQVLPAVIERIPSPPGKCDAPVRMLLLDSYYDEYRGVICHVAVVDGALRKGDKIASAATSRAYEVLDVGIMHPELTPTGVLYTGQVGYVISGMRSTKEARIGDTLHQAKSTVEPLPGFKPVKHMVFSGLYPADGSDFEALSHAIEKLTCNDASVSVTKETSNALGMGFRCGFLGLLHMDVFHQRLEQEYGAQVISTIPTVPYIFEYGDGSKVQVENPAALASNPGKRVAACWEPTVIATIIIPSEYVGPVIMLCSERRGEQLEYTFIDAQRALLKYRLPLKEIIVDFYNELKGITSGYATFDYEDSEYQQADLVKMDILLNGQPVDAMATIVHNQKAQRVGKDLVEKLKKFIERQMFEITIQAAIGSKVIARETLSAMRKNVLAKCYGGDITRKKKLLEKQKEGKKRMKRVGSVDIPQEAFHELLKVSNSK